Genomic segment of bacterium:
GAACGCGATGTTCGTCGTCGGGTTGAACGGGTTCGGGTAGTTCTGATGCAAGGCGTACTCAGTAATAACTGCAGATCCGCTCGGAGTCGCCGACAGCGTCGCCAATGCCTGACGGGCGCCGTTCACATCCACCGAAACCAGACTGTAGTTATACGTCGTGCCGTTGGTCAAGCCGTTGTCCGTATAGCTGTAGTTCGCACCCGTCGCGCTGTTCATCGCCGCAACGTTTGCAACCACCGAACCGTTACGGCTCAGCTCAAAGTGATCCACATCCGTCTCGGACAGCGTGTTCCAGTTCAACGTCACCAATCCGTTGCCTGCGACCGCG
This window contains:
- a CDS encoding T9SS type A sorting domain-containing protein encodes the protein AVAGNGLVTLNWNTLSETDVDHFELSRNGSVVANVAAMNSATGANYSYTDNGLTNGTTYNYSLVSVDVNGARQALATLSATPSGSAVITEYALHQNYPNPFNPTTNIAFDMVEAGKVTISVYNLMGQKVAELVNGNMEAGRHVVNFDATGLSSGLYLYKMEANGFTAQSKMVLMK